In one window of Henckelia pumila isolate YLH828 chromosome 1, ASM3356847v2, whole genome shotgun sequence DNA:
- the LOC140875115 gene encoding uncharacterized protein isoform X1, with amino-acid sequence MSARRRLGEERLYYSPPALRRINQQQQQQQQQQQKQEQEQQQQQQELNSKSPISSTSPSTSVLGRRNSESATDEKTNLDRFLEHTIPFVPAQHFPRTSMRSWRNQDGDFNPYFILGDLWEFFREWSAYGAAVPLVLNGSDAVVQYYVPFLSGIQLYVDPSKPILEQRRPGEESDGNSSRETSSDGDSECGTDRVAINDQGPRNHQNTTVRGYNQYAGRNNAFVGPSVYGSDISTPPGLLVYEYFAREVPFHREPLADKMSILASRFPDLKTLKSCELTSSSWISVAWYPIYRIPVGPTLQNVDACFLTFHSLAKPGKSEGSHESGSKLSLPTFGLVSYKFKLSDWNNNGACGNQRINSLSQIAENWLRSLQVDHPDYTYFTSHRR; translated from the exons ATGTCTGCTAGGAGGAGATTGGGGGAGGAAAGATTGTACTACAGTCCACCGGCGTTGAGGAGGATCAaccagcagcagcagcagcagcagcagcagcagcaaaaACAGGAACAGGAACAGCAACAGCAACAGCAGGAATTGAATTCCAAGTCTCCGATTTCATCTACATCCCCGTCTACATCAGTGTTGGGGAGGAGAAATTCGGAATCGGCTACAGATGAGAAAACCAATTTGGATCGGTTCCTCGAGCATACCATCCCTTTTGTGCCAGCTCAGCATTTTCCTAGG ACAAGTATGAGATCATGGAGAAATCAGGATGGTGATTTCAACCCATACTTCATTCTAGGCGATCTTTGGGAATTTTTCAGAGAGTGGAGTGCCTATGGAGCTGCAGTTCCGCTGGTGTTGAATGGGAGTGATGCTGTTGTCCAATATTATGTGCCATTCCTTTCTGGTATTCAATTGTACGTGGATCCATCAAAACCTATTCTGGAGCAAAG GAGACCTGGTGAGGAGAGTGATGGTAATTCTTCCAGGGAGACAAGTAGTGATGGTGACAGTGAATGTGGTACTGATAGAGTGGCTATTAATGACCAGGGGCCTCGGAACCATCAGAACACTACTGTCCGAGGATACAACCAATATGCTGGAAGAAACAATGCTTTTGTGGGGCCATCAGTTTATGGCAGTGATATTTCTACCCCCCCTGGTCTACTTGTATATGAGTACTTTGCTAGGGAAGTTCCATTTCATCGAGAACCCTTGGCTGATAAG ATGTCAATCCTAGCCTCTCGTTTTCCTGATCTAAAAACACTTAAAAGCTGTGAACTCACATCCTCGAGCTGGATTTCTGTTGCTTG GTACCCCATATACAGAATACCAGTAGGCCCGACTCTGCAAAATGTCGACGCCTGTTTCTTAACTTTCCATTCCCTTGCGAAACCTGGTAAAA GTGAAGGTTCCCATGAGTCTGGTAGCAAACTCTCACTCCCAACCTTTGGGCTCGTTTCATACAAGTTCAAACTCTCCGACTGGAACAATAATGGAGCTTGTGGGAACCAGAGGATCAATTCCCTTTCACAAATAGCTGAAAACTGGCTTAGGTCGTTGCAAGTCGATCACCCTGATTACACCTACTTCACATCACACCGGAGATAG
- the LOC140875115 gene encoding uncharacterized protein isoform X2 has protein sequence MSARRRLGEERLYYSPPALRRINQQQQQQQQQQQKQEQEQQQQQQELNSKSPISSTSPSTSVLGRRNSESATDEKTNLDRFLEHTIPFVPAQHFPRTSMRSWRNQDGDFNPYFILGDLWEFFREWSAYGAAVPLVLNGSDAVVQYYVPFLSGIQLYVDPSKPILEQRRPGEESDGNSSRETSSDGDSECGTDRVAINDQGPRNHQNTTVRGYNQYAGRNNAFVGPSVYGSDISTPPGLLVYEYFAREVPFHREPLADKMSILASRFPDLKTLKSCELTSSSWISVAWYPIYRIPVGPTLQNVDACFLTFHSLAKPGEGSHESGSKLSLPTFGLVSYKFKLSDWNNNGACGNQRINSLSQIAENWLRSLQVDHPDYTYFTSHRR, from the exons ATGTCTGCTAGGAGGAGATTGGGGGAGGAAAGATTGTACTACAGTCCACCGGCGTTGAGGAGGATCAaccagcagcagcagcagcagcagcagcagcagcaaaaACAGGAACAGGAACAGCAACAGCAACAGCAGGAATTGAATTCCAAGTCTCCGATTTCATCTACATCCCCGTCTACATCAGTGTTGGGGAGGAGAAATTCGGAATCGGCTACAGATGAGAAAACCAATTTGGATCGGTTCCTCGAGCATACCATCCCTTTTGTGCCAGCTCAGCATTTTCCTAGG ACAAGTATGAGATCATGGAGAAATCAGGATGGTGATTTCAACCCATACTTCATTCTAGGCGATCTTTGGGAATTTTTCAGAGAGTGGAGTGCCTATGGAGCTGCAGTTCCGCTGGTGTTGAATGGGAGTGATGCTGTTGTCCAATATTATGTGCCATTCCTTTCTGGTATTCAATTGTACGTGGATCCATCAAAACCTATTCTGGAGCAAAG GAGACCTGGTGAGGAGAGTGATGGTAATTCTTCCAGGGAGACAAGTAGTGATGGTGACAGTGAATGTGGTACTGATAGAGTGGCTATTAATGACCAGGGGCCTCGGAACCATCAGAACACTACTGTCCGAGGATACAACCAATATGCTGGAAGAAACAATGCTTTTGTGGGGCCATCAGTTTATGGCAGTGATATTTCTACCCCCCCTGGTCTACTTGTATATGAGTACTTTGCTAGGGAAGTTCCATTTCATCGAGAACCCTTGGCTGATAAG ATGTCAATCCTAGCCTCTCGTTTTCCTGATCTAAAAACACTTAAAAGCTGTGAACTCACATCCTCGAGCTGGATTTCTGTTGCTTG GTACCCCATATACAGAATACCAGTAGGCCCGACTCTGCAAAATGTCGACGCCTGTTTCTTAACTTTCCATTCCCTTGCGAAACCTG GTGAAGGTTCCCATGAGTCTGGTAGCAAACTCTCACTCCCAACCTTTGGGCTCGTTTCATACAAGTTCAAACTCTCCGACTGGAACAATAATGGAGCTTGTGGGAACCAGAGGATCAATTCCCTTTCACAAATAGCTGAAAACTGGCTTAGGTCGTTGCAAGTCGATCACCCTGATTACACCTACTTCACATCACACCGGAGATAG